One Pasteurella dagmatis DNA segment encodes these proteins:
- the fis gene encoding DNA-binding transcriptional regulator Fis, producing the protein MLEQQRNPADALTVSVLNSQSQVTNKPLRDSVKQALRNYLSQLDGQDVNELYELVLAEVEHPMLDMVMQYTRGNQTRAATMLGINRGTLRKKLKKYGMG; encoded by the coding sequence ATGTTAGAACAACAACGTAATCCAGCTGATGCACTTACAGTATCAGTGTTAAATTCACAATCTCAAGTAACAAACAAACCACTTCGTGATTCTGTAAAACAAGCACTACGCAATTACTTGTCACAATTAGACGGTCAAGATGTGAACGAGTTATATGAATTAGTGTTAGCGGAAGTTGAACACCCAATGTTAGATATGGTTATGCAATATACTCGTGGTAACCAAACTCGTGCAGCAACAATGCTTGGCATTAATCGTGGCACATTACGTAAAAAATTAAAAAAATACGGTATGGGTTAA
- the dusB gene encoding tRNA dihydrouridine synthase DusB, whose translation MRIGSYQIKNRVLLAPMAGITDQPFRKICSHYGAALTFSEMMSTNPRVWHTEKSKLRLAHHQDAGINAVQIAGSDPIEMAAAAQVNVEYGAQIIDINMGCPAKKVNRKMAGSALLQYPDLVKQILEAVVNAVDVPVTLKIRTGWDKENRNCLEIAQIAEQAGIQALTIHGRTKTCMFEGDAEYDSIRAVKQHISIPVIANGDITSAEKAKFVLDYTNADAVMIGRGALGSPWIFNQVNSLIEKKSITLAPSLDEKCAVILQHIRDLHQFYGVEKGYRIARKHVTWYLQGIQPNSVFRQAFNAITSPEEQLIALEDFFNLILMDKDNNVRTTT comes from the coding sequence ATTGGTTCTTATCAGATAAAAAATCGCGTGCTTTTGGCACCTATGGCAGGCATCACTGACCAACCATTTCGGAAAATTTGTTCTCATTATGGGGCAGCTTTGACTTTTTCTGAAATGATGTCCACTAATCCACGTGTTTGGCACACTGAAAAATCGAAGTTACGTTTGGCTCACCATCAAGATGCGGGAATTAACGCGGTTCAAATAGCGGGTTCTGATCCTATTGAAATGGCGGCTGCAGCTCAAGTAAATGTCGAGTACGGCGCTCAGATTATTGATATTAATATGGGCTGCCCTGCAAAAAAAGTAAATCGGAAAATGGCTGGTTCTGCGCTATTGCAATATCCCGATTTAGTGAAACAAATTCTTGAAGCAGTAGTCAACGCTGTAGATGTCCCTGTGACACTCAAAATCCGAACTGGCTGGGATAAAGAGAATCGCAATTGCTTAGAGATAGCCCAAATTGCCGAGCAAGCAGGCATTCAAGCACTGACGATTCACGGTCGCACTAAAACCTGTATGTTTGAAGGCGATGCTGAGTACGACAGCATTAGAGCGGTAAAACAACATATTTCTATTCCTGTTATCGCTAACGGGGATATTACCTCTGCTGAAAAAGCAAAGTTTGTCCTCGATTATACAAATGCAGACGCTGTGATGATCGGGCGTGGGGCGTTAGGTAGTCCTTGGATATTTAATCAAGTGAATAGCCTAATCGAAAAAAAATCGATCACTTTAGCACCGAGTCTAGATGAAAAATGCGCTGTGATTTTACAGCATATTCGAGATTTGCATCAGTTTTATGGTGTAGAAAAAGGGTATCGAATTGCACGCAAACATGTAACTTGGTATTTACAGGGAATTCAACCTAATTCCGTTTTTAGACAGGCTTTTAATGCCATTACTTCTCCAGAAGAGCAGTTAATTGCATTAGAAGATTTTTTTAATTTGATTCTGATGGATAAAGACAACAATGTTAGAACAACAACGTAA